One window of the Cydia amplana chromosome 26, ilCydAmpl1.1, whole genome shotgun sequence genome contains the following:
- the LOC134660330 gene encoding dynein axonemal light chain 1: MAAKATTIKEAIKRWEDKTGQQAATATEVSLIFQWPPIEKMDNTLSCLTNCEKLSLSTNMLEKASGLNSLKKLRVLSLGRNYIKSFAGMECIGDTLEELWVSYNLIEKLKGINVLRNLRVLYMSNNLVKDWSEFNKLQELPLLEDLLFVGNPLYDGCELETWRAEAARRLPNLKKLDGETVLREDDPPLTVADMQPDGGDAVETLVSAETND, encoded by the exons ATGGCTGCTAAAGCGACCACTATAAAAGAGGCAATCAAACGGTGGGAGGACAAGACAGGTCAACAAGCCGCCACCGCCACTGAAGTTAGTTTGATTTTCCAATGGCCACCGATAGAAAAAATGGATAACACTCTGTCTTGCCTAACCAATTGCGA AAAGTTGAGCCTCTCAACGAATATGCTTGAGAAAGCTTCTGGGTTGAATAGTTTGAAAAAGCTTCGTGTCCTTTCTTTAGGAAGAAATTATATAAAATCATTTGCCGGTATG GAGTGTATAGGGGACACACTAGAAGAACTTTGGGTGTCTTACAACTTAATAGAGAAATTAAAAGGAATCAATGTATTGAGAAACCTGAGGGTTCTGTACATGAGTAACAATTTGGTGAAAGACTGGAGCGAATTTAACAAACTGCAG gaaCTTCCTCTACTAGAAGACTTGCTTTTCGTTGGTAATCCTTTGTACGACGGGTGCGAACTCGAGACGTGGCGTGCCGAGGCCGCCAGAAGGCTGCCCAACTTGAAAAAGCTAGACGGAGAAACCGTTCTCAGAGAAGACGACCCGCCTTTGACAGTTGCTGATATGCAG ccTGACGGAGGGGATGCCGTAGAAACGCTAGTTAGCGCAGAAACGAACGATTAA